A single region of the Solwaraspora sp. WMMD406 genome encodes:
- a CDS encoding SAF domain-containing protein, which produces MPFVALGGLLVIVCVLAYAYGAAQLGDRVQVLAVARPVAAGQAITAAHLTQVSAARESRVRLVPASNAVEVVGRTAVVPLVAGMLLTPEVLGDAAFPPGGQVTASVAVKPGQYPQGLAAGARVAVYVPASVQDDGQPDPAPTSAPTSAATPDRLAAVVLGVDLAGDGQGATVITLLLDASDAPVLAAAPAGAVVLMQTSPVEG; this is translated from the coding sequence TTGCCGTTCGTCGCGCTGGGCGGCCTGCTGGTCATCGTGTGCGTGCTGGCCTACGCCTACGGGGCAGCGCAGCTGGGTGACCGTGTTCAGGTGCTCGCGGTGGCGCGGCCGGTGGCGGCCGGGCAGGCGATCACCGCTGCGCATCTGACGCAGGTCTCGGCCGCCCGTGAATCGCGTGTGCGGCTGGTGCCGGCTTCGAACGCCGTGGAGGTGGTGGGTCGTACGGCGGTGGTGCCGTTGGTAGCCGGCATGTTGTTGACGCCGGAGGTACTCGGCGACGCGGCGTTTCCGCCGGGCGGTCAGGTGACCGCCTCGGTGGCGGTGAAGCCGGGCCAGTATCCGCAAGGGCTGGCGGCTGGCGCGCGGGTCGCGGTCTACGTCCCAGCGTCTGTACAGGATGACGGCCAGCCGGACCCGGCACCGACCTCGGCACCGACCTCGGCGGCGACACCGGACCGGTTGGCGGCGGTGGTGCTGGGGGTCGACCTCGCTGGCGATGGCCAGGGCGCGACGGTCATCACCCTGTTGTTGGATGCCTCAGACGCGCCAGTGTTAGCGGCGGCTCCGGCTGGCGCTGTGGTGCTGATGCAGACCTCACCGGTGGAGGGCTGA